A genomic region of Corticium candelabrum chromosome 22, ooCorCand1.1, whole genome shotgun sequence contains the following coding sequences:
- the LOC134197254 gene encoding transcription initiation factor IIA subunit 2-like: protein MSYQLYRNTTLGNCLQESLDELVQSEQISAPLALQVLLQFDKSMNSALASKVKSKLTFKGNLKTYRFCDNVWTFVMNTVEFREGCTDVCGVDKLRIVACDGKATGES, encoded by the exons ATGAGTTACCAACTTTATAGAAACACAACTTTAGGCAACTGCTTGCAGGAGAGCCTTGATGAACTCGTTCAA TCTGAACAAATATCGGCTCCTCTCGCTCTTCAAGTTCTTCTTCAATTTGACAAGAGTATGAACAGTGCATTGGCATCAAAAGTCAAGTCCAAATTGACCTTCAAG GGAAATTTGAAGACGTATCGCTTTTGTGACAATGTGTGGACGTTTGTTATGAACACTGTAGAGTTTCGAGAGGGATGCACAGATGTTTGTGGTGTTGATAAACTTAGAATTGTGGCATGTGATGGAAAAG CTACTGGTGAAAGCTGA
- the LOC134197252 gene encoding uncharacterized protein LOC134197252 — translation MAFVFSLIYLFVALCCCHPSFVTTNDVKCKRQTSCSCEMSDDSGSIDLHPLVSGQSQDQPAFQLLSNGYLYTYNPCTPVDYENEVSTCTANDDPAVCQIFSNGTGKGVRCGSQADVSFTAYKHEMTGVQEVNITYRGGQGTRFSTVTLKCDNNQHATSQFEFEGENPPGHYNFLLTSYYSCPRRSGKKLAISGGSIFLILLFVLLISYFVLGVLFQKYRRDASGKELIPNYQFWSSLPGLVKDGFLFLLNKCRKREASYENLQ, via the exons ATGGCGTTCGTCTTTTCGCTCATTTATCTCTTTGTTGCGCTTTGCTGTTGCCATCCGTCATTCGTGACAACAAATGACGTGAAATGCAAAAGACAGACATCATGTTCCTGTGAAATGAGCGACGATTCAGGTTCTATCGACCTCCATCCTCTAGTTTCAGGACAAAGTCAGGATCAACCAGC ttTCCAACTGCTATCGAACGGCTACCTCTACACGTACAATCCTTGCACACCAGTTGACTATGAAAACGAAGTTAGTACCTGCACAGCAAATGATGATCCAGCG GTCTGTCAGATTTTTAGTAATGGTACAGGGAAAGGTGTCCGGTGTGGCTCTCAGGCAGACGTCTCATTTACTGCATACAAACATGAAATGACTGGTGTACAAGAAGTAAACATCACATACCGTGGAGGACAAGGCACAAG ATTCAGTACTGTCACTTTGAAGTGTGACAACAACCAACATGCAActtcacaatttgaatttgaagGAGAAAATCCACCTGGACACTAC aATTTTCTCTTGACCAGTTACTATTCATGTCCAAGACGAAGTGGCAAAAAACTGGCTATCAGTGGTGGCTCAATCTTTCTTATACT CCTGTTTGTCCTCCTGATATCATATTTCGTTTTGGGTGTTCTGTTCCAAAAATACCGCCGAGATGCATCAGGAAAAGAATTGATACCAAACTACCAGTTCTGGTCATCTTTGCCTGGTCTTGTAAAG GACGGATTTCTTTTCTTACTGAACAAGTGTCGTAAAAGAGAAGCCAGCTATGAAAATTTGCAGTGA
- the LOC134197251 gene encoding forkhead box protein N3-like isoform X2 has translation MADHQDYTTIKATVREPALQGSKTADNVATDKPDLTTRWAKSFDAASLRQEMAQKQAADDEDDDESMDRLSISCFGKITTQKLGECTQDVYDELTSLTWLHNSDLLRDFKSNVPLDPFDSLPNGVALNSGRVGREHDPYSVAITAQYSGHAITSSLSSCNSSIGRRSASGKPPYSFACLIFMAIEESPTKNLPVKDIYKWIEDNFEYFRSAPTGWKNSVRHNLSLNKSFKRIDKQKGMAPGKGSLWMVDPINRFSLLQALKKTHHQSFEHYITDKTAGNTRAVSRGSDSSLSDVDSEPHSKRLCVDIAPDEAQAVEIMCSFYNPRAIHEGPVSISGAKSSSDCSTPPLVVPVATFAPTPATPATEQRIQGSGQLMHHEMTAFQPSSHGSRRRNLFSTLATVATLTKDIEENLSRNNSERSSPVQTRRARAAKAAIEEIDTARLLHAAVAKRLAEETGKKSSVDGDFDFENNSGGIHRQQKEDDEEDDELSKSHSNGLGDSGYGGQETKVSDNHSQLQVEEQGMADIILEADKLLAMRDRKTQLSQSEKTIGKNDVNQSGFSSELISGFAIHAS, from the exons ATGGCCGATCACCAGGACTACACTACCATAAAAGCAACCGTGCGAGAGCCTGCATTACAAGGTAGCAAGACTGCAGACAATGTAGCTACAGACAAGCCGGACTTGACAACGCGTTGGGCCAAGTCGTTTGACGCCGCTTCTCTGCGGCAAGAAATGGCACAGAAACAGGCGGCAGACGACGAAGACGACGACGAGTCGATGGATCGGTTATCTATAAGCTGTTTCGGTAAGATAACGACACAGAAACTGGGAGAGTGTACACAAGACGTGTACGACGAGTTGACCAGTCTGACGTGGCTCCACAACTCTGACCTGCTGAGGGATTTCAAATCAAATGTACCTCTCGACCCGTTCGACAGTCTGCCCAATGGAGTGGCTTTGAACTCTGGTCGTGTAGGACGCGAACACGACCCCTACTCGGTTGCCATAACAGCGCAATACTCAGGCCACGCTATCACCAGTTCATTGTCTTCATGTAACAGCTCGATTGGTCGACGGTCTGCTTCCGGGAAACCGCCGTATTCGTTTGCTTGTCTTATTTTTATGGCCATAGAGGAGTCGCCGACGAAGAACCTTCCTGTGAAGGATATCTACAAGTGGATTGAGGACAATTTTGAGTATTTCCGGTCTGCACCGACTGGCTGGAAGAATTCTGTCCGCCACAATTTGTCTCTGAACAAAAGTTTCAAACGAATCGACAAGCAGAAGGGCATG GCTCCTGGTAAGGGCTCTCTGTGGATGGTTGATCCTATCAATCGTTTCAGTCTTTTGCAAGCTCTCAAGAAGACTCATCATCAATCGTTTGAACATTACATTACTGACAAGACTGCTGGCAATACAAGAGCAGTGTCCAG AGGGTCTGACAGTTCTCTGTCTGATGTGGACTCAGAGCCTCATTCCAAAAGACTATGTGTGGATATTG CTCCTGATGAAGCTCAAGCAGTTGAAATAATGTGCTCATTTTATAATCCTCGTGCCATTCATGAAG GTCCAGTGAGCATTTCCGGTGCAAAATCTTCTAGTGACTGCTCTACTCCTCCTCTTGTAGTACCTGTAGCAACATTCGCACCTACACCGGCAACTCCTGCCACTGAACAACGTATTCAGGGTAGTGGCCAGCTTATGCATCACGAAATGACTGCCTTCCAGCCGTCGTCACATGG CTCTCGTCGAAGGAACTTGTTTAGTACTCTTGCAACTGTAGCAACTTTAACAAAAGACATTGAGGAGAATCTGAGTAGGAACAACAGTGAACGATCAAGTCCAGTTCAAACACGACGTGCTAGAGCAGCAAAGGCTGCGATAGAGGAGATAGACACAGCTCGACTCTTACATGCAGCAGTTGCCAAGAGATTGGCAGAAGAGACTGGCAAGAAGTCATCTGTAGACGGAGACTTTGATTTTGAGAATAATTCTGGAGGAATACACAGACAGCAaaaggaagatgatgaagaagatgaTGAGTTGTCTAAGTCTCACAGCAATGGACTTGGTGATAGTGGTTATGGTGGACAGGAAACAAAAGTCAGTGATAATCACTCACAGCTACAAGTAGAAGAACAAGGAATGGCAGACATTATATTGGAGGCTGACAAACTGTTGGCCatgagagacagaaagacacagcTCTCGCAAAGTGAAAAAACTATAGGGAAGAATGATGTGAATCAGTCCGGTTTCAGTAGTGAATTGATTTCAGGATTTGCAATACATGCCTCATGA
- the LOC134197251 gene encoding forkhead box protein N2-like isoform X1, which yields MADHQDYTTIKATVREPALQGSKTADNVATDKPDLTTRWAKSFDAASLRQEMAQKQAADDEDDDESMDRLSISCFGKITTQKLGECTQDVYDELTSLTWLHNSDLLRDFKSNVPLDPFDSLPNGVALNSGRVGREHDPYSVAITAQYSGHAITSSLSSCNSSIGRRSASGKPPYSFACLIFMAIEESPTKNLPVKDIYKWIEDNFEYFRSAPTGWKNSVRHNLSLNKSFKRIDKQKGMAPGKGSLWMVDPINRFSLLQALKKTHHQSFEHYITDKTAGNTRAVSSRGSDSSLSDVDSEPHSKRLCVDIAPDEAQAVEIMCSFYNPRAIHEGPVSISGAKSSSDCSTPPLVVPVATFAPTPATPATEQRIQGSGQLMHHEMTAFQPSSHGSRRRNLFSTLATVATLTKDIEENLSRNNSERSSPVQTRRARAAKAAIEEIDTARLLHAAVAKRLAEETGKKSSVDGDFDFENNSGGIHRQQKEDDEEDDELSKSHSNGLGDSGYGGQETKVSDNHSQLQVEEQGMADIILEADKLLAMRDRKTQLSQSEKTIGKNDVNQSGFSSELISGFAIHAS from the exons ATGGCCGATCACCAGGACTACACTACCATAAAAGCAACCGTGCGAGAGCCTGCATTACAAGGTAGCAAGACTGCAGACAATGTAGCTACAGACAAGCCGGACTTGACAACGCGTTGGGCCAAGTCGTTTGACGCCGCTTCTCTGCGGCAAGAAATGGCACAGAAACAGGCGGCAGACGACGAAGACGACGACGAGTCGATGGATCGGTTATCTATAAGCTGTTTCGGTAAGATAACGACACAGAAACTGGGAGAGTGTACACAAGACGTGTACGACGAGTTGACCAGTCTGACGTGGCTCCACAACTCTGACCTGCTGAGGGATTTCAAATCAAATGTACCTCTCGACCCGTTCGACAGTCTGCCCAATGGAGTGGCTTTGAACTCTGGTCGTGTAGGACGCGAACACGACCCCTACTCGGTTGCCATAACAGCGCAATACTCAGGCCACGCTATCACCAGTTCATTGTCTTCATGTAACAGCTCGATTGGTCGACGGTCTGCTTCCGGGAAACCGCCGTATTCGTTTGCTTGTCTTATTTTTATGGCCATAGAGGAGTCGCCGACGAAGAACCTTCCTGTGAAGGATATCTACAAGTGGATTGAGGACAATTTTGAGTATTTCCGGTCTGCACCGACTGGCTGGAAGAATTCTGTCCGCCACAATTTGTCTCTGAACAAAAGTTTCAAACGAATCGACAAGCAGAAGGGCATG GCTCCTGGTAAGGGCTCTCTGTGGATGGTTGATCCTATCAATCGTTTCAGTCTTTTGCAAGCTCTCAAGAAGACTCATCATCAATCGTTTGAACATTACATTACTGACAAGACTGCTGGCAATACAAGAGCAGTGTCCAG CAGAGGGTCTGACAGTTCTCTGTCTGATGTGGACTCAGAGCCTCATTCCAAAAGACTATGTGTGGATATTG CTCCTGATGAAGCTCAAGCAGTTGAAATAATGTGCTCATTTTATAATCCTCGTGCCATTCATGAAG GTCCAGTGAGCATTTCCGGTGCAAAATCTTCTAGTGACTGCTCTACTCCTCCTCTTGTAGTACCTGTAGCAACATTCGCACCTACACCGGCAACTCCTGCCACTGAACAACGTATTCAGGGTAGTGGCCAGCTTATGCATCACGAAATGACTGCCTTCCAGCCGTCGTCACATGG CTCTCGTCGAAGGAACTTGTTTAGTACTCTTGCAACTGTAGCAACTTTAACAAAAGACATTGAGGAGAATCTGAGTAGGAACAACAGTGAACGATCAAGTCCAGTTCAAACACGACGTGCTAGAGCAGCAAAGGCTGCGATAGAGGAGATAGACACAGCTCGACTCTTACATGCAGCAGTTGCCAAGAGATTGGCAGAAGAGACTGGCAAGAAGTCATCTGTAGACGGAGACTTTGATTTTGAGAATAATTCTGGAGGAATACACAGACAGCAaaaggaagatgatgaagaagatgaTGAGTTGTCTAAGTCTCACAGCAATGGACTTGGTGATAGTGGTTATGGTGGACAGGAAACAAAAGTCAGTGATAATCACTCACAGCTACAAGTAGAAGAACAAGGAATGGCAGACATTATATTGGAGGCTGACAAACTGTTGGCCatgagagacagaaagacacagcTCTCGCAAAGTGAAAAAACTATAGGGAAGAATGATGTGAATCAGTCCGGTTTCAGTAGTGAATTGATTTCAGGATTTGCAATACATGCCTCATGA
- the LOC134196985 gene encoding E3 ubiquitin-protein ligase ARIH2-like gives MSDPASDDTASDYEDDENGCDLDYYAYQDDGDVDEHDGSSKGDEEDPEAFSFSCLTKAKATAVLEQTVEKVAGELKVTTDAARLLLKKFKWDEESLKRRFTADRRQILLEAGLIPRNNVKLDGLFPDTCDVCDQSRKQDDMFSPACGHSYCKICWSDYIKAQLDDGRSTTIECMRCSVMISSSASIELLLLTPELRQKYHSFALRDCVEAHPRLRWCPGVDCDFIIQAPVSSARKVQCHSCSTSFCFCCGDEYHAPADCITIQQWLHKCKDDSETANYIRANTKDCPRCQVCIEKNGGCNHMVCGKCHHEFCWMCVADWQSHNREYYECSRYKAENESSGASAKSKAREALNRYLFYFERWDNHRRSLKLENDMREKINAQIDEKVKQGEGTWIDWQYLKDASTLLLKSRYTLQYTYPFVYFMNGTGKELFEYQQAQLEREIEDLSWKIERAESTSRGDIENQMAITEKRRLTLLKDHISN, from the exons ATGTCTGATCCCGCATCTGACGATACGGCAAGCGACTATGAGGACGATGAGAACGGCTGTGATCTCGACTACTATGCATATCAAGATGACGGCGATGTAGATGAACATGACGGGTCTTCAAAGGGGGACGAGGAAGACCCTGAAGCGTTTTCCTTCTCTTGCCTCACGAAAGCGAAAGCTACTGCCGTTCTAGAACAGACAGTAGAGAAAGTAGCAGGAGAACTAAAG GTAACAACAGATGCTGCGAGGTTGCTTTTGAAGAAATTTAAGTGGGACGAAGAGTCACTGAAAAGGAG GTTTACTGCCGACAGAAGACAAATACTGTTGGAGGCTGGTCTCATACCTCGCAATAATGTCAAACTT gaTGGATTGTTTCCTGATACTTGTGACGTGTGTGATCAATCGCGTAAACAGGATGATATGTTTAGTCCTGCTTGTGGTCATAGTTACTGTAAGATATGTTGGAGTGACTATATCAAAGCCCAGCTGGATGATGGACGATCCACAA CTATTGAGTGTATGAGGTGTTCCGTCATGATAAGCAGCTCAGCCTCAATAGAGCTGTTACTTCTTACTCCGGAATTGCGACAAAAATACCACTCATTTGCATTAAGAGACTGTGTAGAA GCACATCCGAGGCTTCGTTGGTGTCCTGGTGTTGACTGTGATTTTATCATTCAGGCTCCTGTGTCTAGTGCAAGAAAAGTGCAATGTCACAGCTGTTCAACTAGTTTTTG CTTTTGTTGCGGAGATGAATATCATGCTCCTGCTG ATTGTATAACAATACAGCAATGGTTGCATAAGTGCAAAGATGATTCAGAGACGGCGAATTACATTCGAGCTAATACTAAAGAC TGTCCTCGTTGTCAAGTCTGTATTGAAAAGAATGGTGGATGTAATCACATG GTATGCGGGAAGTGCCATCATG AATTCTGTTGGATGTGTGTGGCAG ATTGGCAATCTCACAATAGAGAGTATTATGAGTGTAGTCGTTATAAGGCTGAAAATGAATCTTCAGGTGCCAGTGCAAAGAGCAAAGCACGAGAAGCTCTCAATCGCTATCTCTTTTACTTTGAAAGA TGGGACAATCACAGGCGCAGTTTGAAATTGGAGAATGACATGCGGGAAAAGATTAATGCACAAATTGATGAAAAAGTCAAGCAAGGTGAAGGCACATGGATTGACTGGCAATATCTGAAAGATGCATCCACCTTATTACTGAAA TCTAGATACACTCTACAGTACACATacccatttgtttatttcatGAATGGTACAGGCAAAGAGTTG TTTGAGTATCAACAAGCACAGCTGGAACGAGAAATTGAAGATTTGTCTTGGAAGATTGAGCGAGCAGAGAGCACATCAAGAGGG GACATTGAGAATCAGATGGCAATCACTGAGAAGCGGCGACTCACTCTACTGAAGGATCACATAAGCAACTAG
- the LOC134196987 gene encoding uncharacterized protein LOC134196987 — translation MCADMKKSLSIEFEMKRFSSSFNSFYYQFKGATPIVLCRLLQAFSAVFYGCQLWCCNDSLLHKVCVAWNDAMRKICNVRRRECHVDTMIYSTGLLPLPKMLRKRKLQFLSSLIQSENSVITYILSLMYNSQQSSFLTSCREWELHYCQSHTRILSRQSIAHVIWKNVDLSLSESRRKAASLAYHWLFEPARSSKSVLEDLFSVD, via the coding sequence ATGTGTGCTGATATGAAAAAGTCATTGTCAATTGAGTTTGAAATGAAGAGGTTTTCCTCATCCTTCAACTCCTTTTACTATCAATTTAAAGGAGCCACTCCGATTGTGTTATGTCGTTTATTACAAGCATTTTCAGCTGTATTTTATGGGTGTCAGTTGTGGTGCTGCAATGATAGTCTACTACATAAAGTATGTGTAGCGTGGAATGATGCTATGAGGAAAATTTGCAATGTCAGAAGAAGAGAATGTCATGTCGATACAATGATTTATTCCACCGGTCTTTTGCCTTTGCCCAAGATGCTGAGGAAACGAAAGCTACAGTTTTTGTCTTCTCTAATTCAGTCTGAGAATAGTGTTATCACGTACATTTTGTCTCTTATGTATAATTCTCAGCAGTCGTCCTTTCTTACTTCATGTCGGGAATGGGAATTGCATTACTGCCAAAGCCACACCAGGATACTGTCAAGGCAGTCAATTGCTCATGTCATTTGGAAGAACGTTGATTTATCTCTATCTGAGTCTAGGCGCAAGGCTGCAAGCTTGGCATACCATTGGCTGTTTGAACCAGCTAGAAGTAGTAAATCAGTACTAGAAGACTTGTTTTCAGTAGATTGA
- the LOC134196986 gene encoding inhibitor of growth protein 3-like isoform X2, whose protein sequence is MLYLEDFLEMIEQLPQDLRDRFTEIRELDLKVQNASDTMDGHFRSFFALAKKNKPEWREEQFKHIKEDYKKILDEAEEKVVLANQMHDLVERYLKKLDIELSKFKLELEADSAGITEMLEQRSLQLDQTPVPSPVSQPSHSHYHHHHSHKRKASSLGDNHYTRGYGSNYHSSPPSPNGGSSSYYNGVGYSGTAPAQNQYSQHYPSKMARTSSYVVSIPQDESSPVTPGSQHAMQRQVSSSAGIQDSHGRRGSGTLKLAYTTVSQAEPVRSHSVVGTIGSISSVGGGGASTVTASGILATVPIGTTEMKPHRKKSHSRTVSSTADFAITGSAPATPSAQYGAPDIPANDGATTTVLPMSTGRGDLSSRVVEGSAPVQEIAAAWTEEIDPNEPRYCLCNQYSYGEMVACDNLECPIEWFHYGCVGITEPPKGKWYCPRCIQARRRGRNR, encoded by the exons ATGTTATATCTGGAAGACTTTTTGGAGA TGATCGAGCAATTGCCTCAAGACTTGAGAGACCGCTTTACTGAAATAAGAGAACTAGATCTCAAAGTACAGA ATGCCTCAGATACAATGGACGGTCATTTTAGATCATTTTTTGCTCTTGCAAAGAAGAATAAACCCGAATGGAGGGAAGAGCAGTTCAAGCATATCAAAGAG GACTACAAGAAGATCTTAGATGAGGCAGAAGAAAAGGTTGTCTTAGCCAATCAAATGCATGACTTGGTGGAGCGATATCTCAAGAAACTTGACATTGAATTATCAAAGTTCAAACTAGAACTGGAAGCAGACAGTGCGGGCATTACAGAAATGCTTGAACAAA GATCACTGCAACTTGATCAGACACCAGTTCCTTCACCTGTGAGTCAGCCATCACACagtcattatcatcatcaccacAGTCACA AACGGAAAGCAAGCAGTTTAGGAGACAATCATTACACAAGGGGTTATGGTAGCAACTATCACTCTTCGCCACCATCTCCTAATGGTGGCAGTTCATCGTACTATAATGGTGTTGGATACAGTGGTACAGCTCCTGCTCAAAATCAATATAGTCAGCATTATCCTAGCAAGATGGCAAGGACTTCATCGTATGTAGTTAGTATTCCACAAGATGAAAGCAGTCCAGTTACGCCAGGTTCACAGCATGCAATGCAAAGGCAAGTTTCGTCTTCAGCAGGAATTCAAGACTCACATGGTCGAAGAGGAAGTGGAACACTGAAGCTTGCATATACAA CTGTATCACAAGCTGAACCAGTTCGTAGTCATTCTGTTGTTGGAACAATTGGCAGTATTTCAAGCGTAGGTGGTGGAGGAGCATCTACTGTCACAGCATCTGGTATACTAGCCACTGTGCCGATTGGGACAACAGAAATGAAGCCACACCGAAAGAA GTCTCATTCTAGAACTGTGTCATCAACTGCCGACTTTGCTATAACAGGCAGCGCTCCAGCAACACCAAGTGCGCAATACGGAGCACCAGACATACCAGCCAATGATggagcaacaacaacagtccTTCCGATGTCGACTGGACGCGGTGATTTATCCAGTAGAGTAGTAGAAGGCTCTGCTCCTGTACAAGAAATAGCTGCAGCATGGACAGAAGAGATAGACCCAAATGAGCCTCGTTATTGTCTCTGTAACCAG TATTCATATGGTGAAATGGTTGCCTGTGACAACCTTGAA TGTCCAATCGAGTGGTTCCATTATGGCTGCGTAGGAATCACTGAACCACCCAAAGGAAAATGGTATTGTCCACGGTGCATACAGGCACGACGACGAGGACGGAACAGATAG
- the LOC134196986 gene encoding inhibitor of growth protein 3-like isoform X1, translating to MLYLEDFLEMIEQLPQDLRDRFTEIRELDLKVQNASDTMDGHFRSFFALAKKNKPEWREEQFKHIKEDYKKILDEAEEKVVLANQMHDLVERYLKKLDIELSKFKLELEADSAGITEMLEQRSLQLDQTPVPSPVSQPSHSHYHHHHSHKRKASSLGDNHYTRGYGSNYHSSPPSPNGGSSSYYNGVGYSGTAPAQNQYSQHYPSKMARTSSYVVSIPQDESSPVTPGSQHAMQRQVSSSAGIQDSHGRRGSGTLKLAYTNQSGSGFITAVSQAEPVRSHSVVGTIGSISSVGGGGASTVTASGILATVPIGTTEMKPHRKKSHSRTVSSTADFAITGSAPATPSAQYGAPDIPANDGATTTVLPMSTGRGDLSSRVVEGSAPVQEIAAAWTEEIDPNEPRYCLCNQYSYGEMVACDNLECPIEWFHYGCVGITEPPKGKWYCPRCIQARRRGRNR from the exons ATGTTATATCTGGAAGACTTTTTGGAGA TGATCGAGCAATTGCCTCAAGACTTGAGAGACCGCTTTACTGAAATAAGAGAACTAGATCTCAAAGTACAGA ATGCCTCAGATACAATGGACGGTCATTTTAGATCATTTTTTGCTCTTGCAAAGAAGAATAAACCCGAATGGAGGGAAGAGCAGTTCAAGCATATCAAAGAG GACTACAAGAAGATCTTAGATGAGGCAGAAGAAAAGGTTGTCTTAGCCAATCAAATGCATGACTTGGTGGAGCGATATCTCAAGAAACTTGACATTGAATTATCAAAGTTCAAACTAGAACTGGAAGCAGACAGTGCGGGCATTACAGAAATGCTTGAACAAA GATCACTGCAACTTGATCAGACACCAGTTCCTTCACCTGTGAGTCAGCCATCACACagtcattatcatcatcaccacAGTCACA AACGGAAAGCAAGCAGTTTAGGAGACAATCATTACACAAGGGGTTATGGTAGCAACTATCACTCTTCGCCACCATCTCCTAATGGTGGCAGTTCATCGTACTATAATGGTGTTGGATACAGTGGTACAGCTCCTGCTCAAAATCAATATAGTCAGCATTATCCTAGCAAGATGGCAAGGACTTCATCGTATGTAGTTAGTATTCCACAAGATGAAAGCAGTCCAGTTACGCCAGGTTCACAGCATGCAATGCAAAGGCAAGTTTCGTCTTCAGCAGGAATTCAAGACTCACATGGTCGAAGAGGAAGTGGAACACTGAAGCTTGCATATACAA ATCAGAGTGGTAGTGGTTTTATTACAGCTGTATCACAAGCTGAACCAGTTCGTAGTCATTCTGTTGTTGGAACAATTGGCAGTATTTCAAGCGTAGGTGGTGGAGGAGCATCTACTGTCACAGCATCTGGTATACTAGCCACTGTGCCGATTGGGACAACAGAAATGAAGCCACACCGAAAGAA GTCTCATTCTAGAACTGTGTCATCAACTGCCGACTTTGCTATAACAGGCAGCGCTCCAGCAACACCAAGTGCGCAATACGGAGCACCAGACATACCAGCCAATGATggagcaacaacaacagtccTTCCGATGTCGACTGGACGCGGTGATTTATCCAGTAGAGTAGTAGAAGGCTCTGCTCCTGTACAAGAAATAGCTGCAGCATGGACAGAAGAGATAGACCCAAATGAGCCTCGTTATTGTCTCTGTAACCAG TATTCATATGGTGAAATGGTTGCCTGTGACAACCTTGAA TGTCCAATCGAGTGGTTCCATTATGGCTGCGTAGGAATCACTGAACCACCCAAAGGAAAATGGTATTGTCCACGGTGCATACAGGCACGACGACGAGGACGGAACAGATAG
- the LOC134196986 gene encoding inhibitor of growth protein 3-like isoform X3, translating into MLYLEDFLENASDTMDGHFRSFFALAKKNKPEWREEQFKHIKEDYKKILDEAEEKVVLANQMHDLVERYLKKLDIELSKFKLELEADSAGITEMLEQRSLQLDQTPVPSPVSQPSHSHYHHHHSHKRKASSLGDNHYTRGYGSNYHSSPPSPNGGSSSYYNGVGYSGTAPAQNQYSQHYPSKMARTSSYVVSIPQDESSPVTPGSQHAMQRQVSSSAGIQDSHGRRGSGTLKLAYTNQSGSGFITAVSQAEPVRSHSVVGTIGSISSVGGGGASTVTASGILATVPIGTTEMKPHRKKSHSRTVSSTADFAITGSAPATPSAQYGAPDIPANDGATTTVLPMSTGRGDLSSRVVEGSAPVQEIAAAWTEEIDPNEPRYCLCNQYSYGEMVACDNLECPIEWFHYGCVGITEPPKGKWYCPRCIQARRRGRNR; encoded by the exons ATGTTATATCTGGAAGACTTTTTGGAGA ATGCCTCAGATACAATGGACGGTCATTTTAGATCATTTTTTGCTCTTGCAAAGAAGAATAAACCCGAATGGAGGGAAGAGCAGTTCAAGCATATCAAAGAG GACTACAAGAAGATCTTAGATGAGGCAGAAGAAAAGGTTGTCTTAGCCAATCAAATGCATGACTTGGTGGAGCGATATCTCAAGAAACTTGACATTGAATTATCAAAGTTCAAACTAGAACTGGAAGCAGACAGTGCGGGCATTACAGAAATGCTTGAACAAA GATCACTGCAACTTGATCAGACACCAGTTCCTTCACCTGTGAGTCAGCCATCACACagtcattatcatcatcaccacAGTCACA AACGGAAAGCAAGCAGTTTAGGAGACAATCATTACACAAGGGGTTATGGTAGCAACTATCACTCTTCGCCACCATCTCCTAATGGTGGCAGTTCATCGTACTATAATGGTGTTGGATACAGTGGTACAGCTCCTGCTCAAAATCAATATAGTCAGCATTATCCTAGCAAGATGGCAAGGACTTCATCGTATGTAGTTAGTATTCCACAAGATGAAAGCAGTCCAGTTACGCCAGGTTCACAGCATGCAATGCAAAGGCAAGTTTCGTCTTCAGCAGGAATTCAAGACTCACATGGTCGAAGAGGAAGTGGAACACTGAAGCTTGCATATACAA ATCAGAGTGGTAGTGGTTTTATTACAGCTGTATCACAAGCTGAACCAGTTCGTAGTCATTCTGTTGTTGGAACAATTGGCAGTATTTCAAGCGTAGGTGGTGGAGGAGCATCTACTGTCACAGCATCTGGTATACTAGCCACTGTGCCGATTGGGACAACAGAAATGAAGCCACACCGAAAGAA GTCTCATTCTAGAACTGTGTCATCAACTGCCGACTTTGCTATAACAGGCAGCGCTCCAGCAACACCAAGTGCGCAATACGGAGCACCAGACATACCAGCCAATGATggagcaacaacaacagtccTTCCGATGTCGACTGGACGCGGTGATTTATCCAGTAGAGTAGTAGAAGGCTCTGCTCCTGTACAAGAAATAGCTGCAGCATGGACAGAAGAGATAGACCCAAATGAGCCTCGTTATTGTCTCTGTAACCAG TATTCATATGGTGAAATGGTTGCCTGTGACAACCTTGAA TGTCCAATCGAGTGGTTCCATTATGGCTGCGTAGGAATCACTGAACCACCCAAAGGAAAATGGTATTGTCCACGGTGCATACAGGCACGACGACGAGGACGGAACAGATAG